One Paroedura picta isolate Pp20150507F chromosome 3, Ppicta_v3.0, whole genome shotgun sequence genomic window carries:
- the ZBTB9 gene encoding zinc finger and BTB domain-containing protein 9 isoform X1 — MGGASQPPTLDGDVPLLRLGAGVERSSRCGGRDAAKRWRRPTGTVCATHMAEASRGTMEPETRSVQIQFPHYAAVLLESLNKHRLEGKFCDISIHVQGRVFQAHKSVLAASSPYFHDKLLLNDTNCIVLPSVIEPDAFENLLQLIYSGRLKLLLEALPSHLLVASGLQMWQVVDQCSGILKELEGGPSRPWSGRASESQSPSSSNYFGARDEGEAVSERARPRVQDGCPDDEVLKIQVPHDDDEEEEEEEEEDDERQAPICSGSSDSPVKVILDEAEEGDRADCSKGSREAGSAPHETPKIFYIKQECFDTDEAATSVLGGGPGSSLSESGFLKSFGRPLSMADVPGLCQAEIQETGEVSYILPSGAFSSTMTPSFSMKAQTLSSDSSVPFPESSWKPVDLHGNEIIAHAVHGQVVHAPVKLMSAPDGKKFGCLCGKRFAVKPKRDRHIMLTFSLRPFGCSICNKKFKLKHHLTEHMKTHDGNLYACEDCGRKFRVQSCFLKHKELCKGQGWATACWTYK, encoded by the exons ATGGGTGGGGCGAGTCAGCCCCCCACCCTTGACGGGGACGTCCCGCTTCTCCGATTGGGCGCGGGAGTCGAGAGGAGCTCTCGCTGTGGCGGAAGAGACGCggcgaagaggtggaggaggccGACAG GTACTGTCTGTGCAAcccatatggctgaggccagtcgGGGCACCATGGAACCTGAGACGCGCAGCGTCCAGATCCAGTTCCCGCATTATGCGGCCGTCTTGCTGGAGTCACTCAACAAGCACCGGCTGGAGGGGAAGTTCTGTGACATCTCCATTCACGTTCAGGGCCGCGTCTTCCAAGCGCACAAGAGCGTGCTGGCAGCCTCCTCACCCTACTTCCACGACAAGCTCCTGCTCAATGACACTAACTGCATTGTCTTGCCCAGCGTCATAGAGCCTGATGCCTTCGAGAACCTGCTGCAGCTCATCTACTCCGGGCGCCTCAAGCTGCTTCTGGAGGCTTTGCCCAGCCACCTGTTGGTGGCCAGCGGCCTTCAGATGTGGCAAGTGGTGGACCAGTGCTCGGGCATCCTGAAGGAGCTGGAGGGGGGACCCAGCCGGCCATGGTCGGGCCGGGCCAGTGAGAGCCAGTCGCCCAGCAGCAGCAACTACTTTGGAGCCCGTGATGAGGGGGAGGCTGTGAGTGAACGTGCTCGTCCTCGTGTACAGGACGGTTGCCCAGACGATGAGGTGCTGAAGATCCAGGTACCCCACGATGAtgacgaggaagaggaggaagaggaggaagaggatgatgAGAGGCAGGCTCCCATCTGCAGTGGCTCCTCTGACAGTCCTGTGAAGGTCATCCTGGATGAAGCTGAGGAGGGGGACCGTGCTGACTGCTCTAAAGGATCTAGGGaggcaggctctgccccccatgAGACCCCCAAAATCTTCTACATTAAGCAGGAGTGCTTTGACACTGACGAGGCAGCCACTTCGGTGCTGGGTGGTGGCCCAGGGTCCTCTTTATCTGAGTCCGGCTTCCTCAAGTCTTTTGGTCGGCCACTCAGCATGGCTGATGTGCCTGGGCTGTGTCAAGCAGAGATCCAGGAGACCGGAGAGGTAAGCTATATCCTTCCCAGTGGGGCATTTTCTTCCACCATGACACCCAGTTTCTCCATGAAGGCCCAGACACTCTCTTCGGACTCATCAGTACCTTTTCCAGAGAGCTCCTGGAAGCCGGTTGACCTGCACGGGAATGAGATCATTGCCCATGCTGTCCACGGGCAGGTGGTTCATGCACCTGTGAAACTGATGTCAGCGCCTGATGGCAAAAAATTTGGCTGCTTATGCGGGAAGCGGTTTGCGGTGAAACCCAAGCGGGACCGGCATATCATGCTAACCTTCAGCCTGCGCCCGTTTGGCTGCTCCATCTGCAACAAAAAGTTCAAGCTGAAGCACCATCTCACAGAGCACATGAAAACGCATGATGGCAACCTCTATGCCTGTGAAGACTGTGGCCGCAAGTTCCGTGTGCAGAGTTGTTTCCTGAAGCACAAGGAGCTGTGCAAGGGACAGGGGTGGGCGACCGCTTGCTGGACTTACAAGTAG
- the ZBTB9 gene encoding zinc finger and BTB domain-containing protein 9 isoform X2, with amino-acid sequence MAEASRGTMEPETRSVQIQFPHYAAVLLESLNKHRLEGKFCDISIHVQGRVFQAHKSVLAASSPYFHDKLLLNDTNCIVLPSVIEPDAFENLLQLIYSGRLKLLLEALPSHLLVASGLQMWQVVDQCSGILKELEGGPSRPWSGRASESQSPSSSNYFGARDEGEAVSERARPRVQDGCPDDEVLKIQVPHDDDEEEEEEEEEDDERQAPICSGSSDSPVKVILDEAEEGDRADCSKGSREAGSAPHETPKIFYIKQECFDTDEAATSVLGGGPGSSLSESGFLKSFGRPLSMADVPGLCQAEIQETGEVSYILPSGAFSSTMTPSFSMKAQTLSSDSSVPFPESSWKPVDLHGNEIIAHAVHGQVVHAPVKLMSAPDGKKFGCLCGKRFAVKPKRDRHIMLTFSLRPFGCSICNKKFKLKHHLTEHMKTHDGNLYACEDCGRKFRVQSCFLKHKELCKGQGWATACWTYK; translated from the coding sequence atggctgaggccagtcgGGGCACCATGGAACCTGAGACGCGCAGCGTCCAGATCCAGTTCCCGCATTATGCGGCCGTCTTGCTGGAGTCACTCAACAAGCACCGGCTGGAGGGGAAGTTCTGTGACATCTCCATTCACGTTCAGGGCCGCGTCTTCCAAGCGCACAAGAGCGTGCTGGCAGCCTCCTCACCCTACTTCCACGACAAGCTCCTGCTCAATGACACTAACTGCATTGTCTTGCCCAGCGTCATAGAGCCTGATGCCTTCGAGAACCTGCTGCAGCTCATCTACTCCGGGCGCCTCAAGCTGCTTCTGGAGGCTTTGCCCAGCCACCTGTTGGTGGCCAGCGGCCTTCAGATGTGGCAAGTGGTGGACCAGTGCTCGGGCATCCTGAAGGAGCTGGAGGGGGGACCCAGCCGGCCATGGTCGGGCCGGGCCAGTGAGAGCCAGTCGCCCAGCAGCAGCAACTACTTTGGAGCCCGTGATGAGGGGGAGGCTGTGAGTGAACGTGCTCGTCCTCGTGTACAGGACGGTTGCCCAGACGATGAGGTGCTGAAGATCCAGGTACCCCACGATGAtgacgaggaagaggaggaagaggaggaagaggatgatgAGAGGCAGGCTCCCATCTGCAGTGGCTCCTCTGACAGTCCTGTGAAGGTCATCCTGGATGAAGCTGAGGAGGGGGACCGTGCTGACTGCTCTAAAGGATCTAGGGaggcaggctctgccccccatgAGACCCCCAAAATCTTCTACATTAAGCAGGAGTGCTTTGACACTGACGAGGCAGCCACTTCGGTGCTGGGTGGTGGCCCAGGGTCCTCTTTATCTGAGTCCGGCTTCCTCAAGTCTTTTGGTCGGCCACTCAGCATGGCTGATGTGCCTGGGCTGTGTCAAGCAGAGATCCAGGAGACCGGAGAGGTAAGCTATATCCTTCCCAGTGGGGCATTTTCTTCCACCATGACACCCAGTTTCTCCATGAAGGCCCAGACACTCTCTTCGGACTCATCAGTACCTTTTCCAGAGAGCTCCTGGAAGCCGGTTGACCTGCACGGGAATGAGATCATTGCCCATGCTGTCCACGGGCAGGTGGTTCATGCACCTGTGAAACTGATGTCAGCGCCTGATGGCAAAAAATTTGGCTGCTTATGCGGGAAGCGGTTTGCGGTGAAACCCAAGCGGGACCGGCATATCATGCTAACCTTCAGCCTGCGCCCGTTTGGCTGCTCCATCTGCAACAAAAAGTTCAAGCTGAAGCACCATCTCACAGAGCACATGAAAACGCATGATGGCAACCTCTATGCCTGTGAAGACTGTGGCCGCAAGTTCCGTGTGCAGAGTTGTTTCCTGAAGCACAAGGAGCTGTGCAAGGGACAGGGGTGGGCGACCGCTTGCTGGACTTACAAGTAG